The Lolium perenne isolate Kyuss_39 chromosome 6, Kyuss_2.0, whole genome shotgun sequence genome segment CTCACCCATGTTGTTTGTGGCGGCGATGGAGGTGTTGACGGCGGTGATCAAGAAGGCTGCGGAGAGGTAGCTTTTCTCTGGGCTTGCGGGGATTTTGGAGAGGCAGCGAATATCGGTATATGCTGATGATGTGGTTATTTTCTGCAAGCCTCTGAGCATAGAATTGGAGGCAACTAAGGCCATCCTCCAGGTGTTTGGGGAGGCTTCCGGGTTGCGGGTTAACTATAGGAAGACCTCAGCCACGCTGATTAGAGAGAAGGAGGGGGATGCGGACAGAGTTGTGGAGACGCTGGGCTGTGAGGTGGTGGGGTTCCCCATCAGATATCTTGGCATGCAGCTAGCTCTGAGACCCCTGACTAAAGCGGAGTGGCAACCGCTGATTGACCAGGTCATACATTGTGTGCCGGCTTGGCAGAGATGCATGATTCAGAAATCAGGGAGGCTCATTCTCATCAAATTGGTGATAAGCGCGAGACCCATACATCAGCTGATGGTAGCTGAGGCTCCAGCTTGGGTGCTGGAGGAGTTGGTAAAGTGGATGTGAGCCTTTTTCTGGGCGGGAAAGAAGGAGGTGAATGGGGGCCAATGCATGGTAGCATGGGACACGATATGTAAGCCGACCCAGTTCGGAGGTCTTCGAGTGAAGGATCTCAGACTGCAAGGGCTAGCCCTCAGAGCAAGGTGGTGTTGGTTGCGCCGCAAGGACCCTTCGAGGCCTTGGCAAGGTCTGCCAGCGATCAAGGATCCGGAAGCCAATGAAGTATTCCAGAGTCTGGCGCAGTTTGCAGTAGGAGATGGGGACAGGATACTCTTCTGGAGGGACAGATGGATAAATGGTAGGAATGTAGAGGAGATTGCGCCAGATGTAGCGTCGTTAGTGCCAACGAGGAGGAAAAACATGAGGATGGTCAAGGAGGCCTTGCTAGAGGATGTCTGGCTCTTGGATGTCGCTGGAGAGCTGTCCATTGATGAGTGGATGCAATGCACCCTACTTTGGGAGGAGTTGCGGAGAGTGCCTCGTGATGGGAATCGACCGGATCAAATCACCTGGAAAGGATCGGTGTCCAGGAAGTACTCCACCAGGAGGACTTACAACATGCTTTGCATCGGGAGGATTACTTGGAGTATGGCCAAGCCAATTTGGAGATCCTCTGCACCTCTCAAGTGCAAAATCTTCGGATGGTTGGCGCTGAAGCGACGGCTTTGGACTTCGGATAGGAGGGCTAGGCATGGCTTACAGGATCGCCCGAACCCTTGTGCCACTTGCCTTCAGGACGAGGATAATGTAGATCATATTCTGGCACAATGCCCATACGCTAAGATGGTATGGTTCGGCTGTCTGAGAAAAATGGGATCACGGCTACAGGAGCCACAGGAGAACACAGATTTGGAGAGATGGTGGACGGAAGCGAGGAAAAGGCTGCGCAAGGAGGATAGGAGAGGCTTCGATACTTTCGTTTTGCTGATCGCATGGATGCTTTGGAAGCAGAGAAACGCCCGGGTGTTTGGGAACTTGGAAAGGCAGCTCTCCACGACGCAGATCATTGATACAGTGTTCGAGGAGTTCAGCCTTTGGCGGGCTGCGAGGGTAGGAGACTGGAGAGGGATGATGTGAGAGTAGGCGTGAGTTCTGGGTGTGTGCGTGGGTTGGCCAAGGGCAGATGTTCGCATCCCCCTTTGGCTTCTTGTATTTTTGTTGCTTCCTTCTATAAAGATTTGGCACGCTTTTCGCGTGCCCGCGAAAAAAAAGATGCCTATACCAACTTCATTTTCTTTTCAGCAGCCCATACCCATTTCCTAGCTTGCTGTAGGAGAACATTCATGTTTTTAGGGAGTAGGAGGATGTTCTTTATCGCCAGTGACGGAGACAGAGGGGGACGAGCACAGGCTACGCCTCCCTATGTTATACACTTTCTTCATAATATTAGACATGGCAGCTTTATTTTCATGGTGTGATTCACTAATTAGCTTAAGGGCCCCTCCGGAGTTGATGTTCTGGCTCCACAGTTGCTTATCGCGACTTCCTGAGTACTTTACTTCGATCTATAAACAATTGCAAAAAATTCACATTAAAAAATAATTACGAAAATTCTCTTTAAAAGGGAAAAAATTGCCACATCACTCCTAGCGAATCCTACTTTGCACACATGGAGCTGATGAGCTCCATTGTGTGAACACAATTTTTTTTGTATCGCACCACCTTCACGCCTGAGTTAACTAATGCTCATCCAACTCGCATGCCATCGTTGTAGTCCTTTTGGCGCAGTCCCTTCCCTGTCATTAGGAGCCGATCCATCCTCTCTTGATTTCCTCTCTCTCTCGACCTAGGTGGTGGCTAGTTCGTTGGTGCGGTGTTGACCATGTAACTTCGAGTCATTGACATGCTGACCCTGCATATGGTGGCCCCACATGTCAGTGACAAAGCCATGAACTTTGAGTTCAGGTAAAGTAAGCATTGTCATGGTTGTTTCCTTCTAGCTAGGGACTATTGTGTCTCTCTAGCCAATCTGGGCTTCTACCAACGGAGGACGTTCTGGATTGGTGATAGCGGTCTTTGTGCTCAGATTGTCGTGATCGAGTGTGTTGTGTGTTGCCTGCAGTTGCAAGCTCTTGCAGTATGTACTTGTCTAGgtttgctagctagggtttttcGGTTATGTCTTATGGGTCAATATCTTGGGTTGTGGGGTTATCGTATTATTTATGGTGGTACTTAGGTCGACAGTATCATTGCTTTTGTTGGGATGTGTCTCCTTTGGCTTTATAACAGAGGAGCCATCTAGTTGTAATTAATCTTTCTGTCCTCATGGATATACATGCAACTGTATGCATGGACTCAAAAagtgatattgaatgc includes the following:
- the LOC139832468 gene encoding uncharacterized protein, whose protein sequence is MEVKDYRPISLVHSFAKLFSKVMVNRLRRRLGEVVSSNQSAFPLSIELEATKAILQVFGEASGLRVNYRKTSATLIREKEGDADRVVETLGCEVVGFPIRYLGMQLALRPLTKAEWQPLIDQVIHCVPAWQRCMIQKSGRLILIKLVISARPIHQLMVAEAPAWVLEELVKWM